The following proteins come from a genomic window of Chlamydiales bacterium:
- the gyrB gene encoding DNA topoisomerase (ATP-hydrolyzing) subunit B, whose product MNLEKDQKIEKEYDASAITVLEGLEAVRERPGMYIGDTGIGGLHHLVYEVVDNSIDEAMAGFCSSIHVIIHQDESISIQDDGRGIPVDKHEQESIKRGSDVSALEVVLTVLHAGGKFSKETYKVSGGLHGVGVSCVNALSKLFKVEVFKDGKIYAMAFQKGKLVSDLEVIGTTQNQGTKVRFWPDNELFSISVFDADILSKRLRELAFLNQGVNIFLKDERDEDRPDLHFFYQGGLSSFVSYLNENKEVLFPHPVYFQGRREGDDGIIEFEVAMQWNDGFTEMIYSYANNIPTRQGGTHLTGFSTALTRVLNHYIKNQNLLKNDKISLSGDDMREGLTAVISVKVPNPQFEGQTKQRLGNSDVGSIVQQIVGEELGIFLEKNPQIARMIVDKVMIAAQAREAAKRARELTLRKTALDSARLPGKLIDCLERDPEKCEIYIVEGDSAGGSAKMGRDRKFQAILPIRGKILNVEKARLQKVFQNQEVGKIIAALGCGIGVDSFNIEKLRYHRVIIMTDADVDGSHIRTLLLTFFYRHMPALIENNYIYIAQPPLYKISHKKQSRYITYDEEMDDYLLELGTQDIVCQHLLRKERLDKNRMQELVKLILEVERFIASVERKAIPFLEFLEAKKRVGKYPIYFLSSEKRLVYSEEEFLEIARIDEEKQRAIHQSSIDSSHEQEITSTGQIFKPKPLSYIELYKEETLAHLIEHFHSFDFKIENYFLGDKKLLSIFKDEECIESFFTLKEFINFLRANGRKGVEIQRYKGLGEMNADQLWETTMDPSKRTLIQVTLPDAIAADRMFTMLMGEEVPPRRAFIENHALSVKNLDI is encoded by the coding sequence ATGAATTTAGAGAAAGATCAAAAGATAGAAAAAGAATACGATGCCAGTGCGATTACCGTATTGGAAGGGTTAGAAGCAGTTCGAGAACGTCCTGGAATGTATATTGGAGACACTGGAATTGGTGGCCTTCATCATCTTGTGTATGAAGTGGTGGACAATAGTATTGATGAGGCGATGGCGGGTTTTTGTTCATCTATTCATGTGATCATTCATCAAGATGAGAGTATTTCAATTCAAGATGATGGTAGAGGGATTCCAGTTGATAAGCATGAGCAAGAATCTATCAAAAGAGGCTCTGATGTTTCAGCTCTAGAAGTTGTACTTACCGTCCTTCATGCTGGAGGAAAATTTTCAAAAGAGACTTATAAAGTATCTGGGGGATTGCATGGGGTTGGTGTTTCATGTGTAAATGCGCTTTCGAAATTATTTAAGGTGGAAGTGTTTAAAGATGGCAAAATTTATGCCATGGCATTTCAAAAGGGGAAATTAGTTAGTGATCTTGAAGTCATTGGAACGACCCAAAATCAAGGAACAAAGGTGAGATTTTGGCCTGATAATGAGCTTTTTTCTATCTCTGTTTTTGATGCAGATATTTTATCAAAACGCTTACGTGAACTGGCTTTTTTAAATCAGGGCGTAAATATCTTTTTAAAAGATGAACGAGATGAAGATCGTCCAGATCTTCATTTTTTTTATCAAGGAGGATTAAGTTCTTTTGTTTCTTATTTGAATGAAAACAAAGAGGTGCTTTTTCCTCACCCTGTCTATTTTCAGGGGAGACGAGAAGGAGATGATGGAATCATTGAATTTGAAGTTGCAATGCAATGGAATGATGGGTTTACAGAGATGATTTACTCTTATGCAAACAATATTCCTACTCGTCAAGGAGGAACCCACCTCACTGGGTTTTCTACGGCTCTTACGCGTGTTCTCAACCATTACATTAAAAATCAGAATCTTCTCAAAAATGATAAAATCTCTTTATCAGGCGATGATATGCGCGAAGGTCTAACAGCAGTGATTTCTGTAAAAGTTCCTAATCCTCAGTTTGAGGGGCAGACAAAACAGCGGCTAGGTAATAGTGACGTAGGCTCAATTGTACAGCAAATTGTAGGGGAGGAACTAGGGATTTTTTTGGAAAAAAATCCGCAAATTGCTCGAATGATTGTAGACAAGGTCATGATTGCAGCTCAAGCTCGTGAAGCGGCTAAAAGGGCGCGAGAATTAACTTTACGTAAAACTGCTCTAGATAGTGCTCGTCTTCCAGGAAAGTTAATAGACTGTCTTGAACGTGATCCTGAGAAATGTGAGATTTACATTGTAGAAGGAGATTCTGCTGGTGGATCAGCAAAGATGGGACGTGATAGAAAGTTTCAAGCAATTTTACCAATTCGAGGGAAAATTCTTAACGTAGAAAAGGCACGTTTACAAAAAGTATTCCAAAATCAAGAAGTTGGAAAAATTATTGCTGCCCTTGGTTGTGGGATTGGAGTGGATTCCTTTAACATAGAAAAACTTCGCTATCACAGAGTGATTATCATGACTGATGCTGATGTCGATGGTTCCCATATTCGTACTCTTCTTCTCACTTTTTTCTATCGACATATGCCAGCTTTAATTGAGAATAATTATATCTACATTGCCCAGCCTCCTCTTTATAAAATTTCTCATAAAAAGCAAAGTCGTTACATTACTTATGACGAGGAAATGGATGATTATCTTTTAGAGCTAGGAACGCAAGATATTGTTTGTCAACATCTTTTAAGGAAAGAAAGGCTTGACAAGAATAGAATGCAAGAACTTGTTAAATTGATTTTAGAAGTTGAGCGTTTCATTGCTTCGGTGGAAAGAAAAGCGATTCCCTTCCTGGAGTTTTTAGAAGCAAAAAAGAGAGTAGGAAAATATCCTATCTATTTTCTTTCTTCTGAAAAAAGGTTGGTCTATTCAGAAGAAGAATTTTTAGAAATTGCTCGTATAGACGAAGAAAAGCAACGTGCCATACACCAAAGCTCAATTGATTCGAGCCATGAGCAGGAAATTACAAGCACGGGGCAAATTTTTAAACCAAAACCTCTTTCTTATATCGAATTATATAAGGAAGAAACCTTGGCTCATTTAATCGAGCATTTTCACAGTTTTGATTTTAAAATTGAAAACTACTTTCTTGGTGACAAAAAACTGCTGTCTATTTTTAAAGATGAGGAATGTATTGAAAGTTTCTTTACTTTAAAAGAATTTATCAATTTTTTAAGAGCAAATGGCAGAAAAGGAGTAGAAATTCAGCGGTATAAAGGGTTAGGAGAAATGAACGCTGACCAACTCTGGGAGACAACAATGGATCCGAGTAAACGCACTTTAATTCAAGTTACCCTTCCTGATGCAATTGCTGCCGACCGTATGTTTACTATGTTAATGGGAGAAGAAGTTCCTCCACGTCGAGCTTTTATTGAAAACCATGCTCTTTCAGTTAAGAATTTAGATATCTAG
- a CDS encoding DUF721 domain-containing protein, which translates to MPTTRHISQVLSGILHEIGERREDTPELILSAWPNLIGKALAPMTKALSFKEGFLIVKVNNSTLYSLLVHHDKPRLIKNLRDKFPQIKIKSIVFQLG; encoded by the coding sequence ATGCCGACGACAAGACATATTTCTCAAGTTTTGTCAGGTATTCTTCATGAGATTGGAGAGCGACGCGAAGATACCCCAGAATTGATTCTATCTGCATGGCCTAATCTGATTGGAAAAGCCCTTGCCCCTATGACCAAAGCCCTCTCATTTAAAGAAGGCTTTCTCATAGTAAAAGTGAATAATTCTACTCTTTATAGCCTCCTTGTGCATCATGATAAACCTAGATTAATTAAGAATTTAAGAGACAAATTTCCTCAAATAAAAATTAAGTCAATTGTCTTTCAATTGGGTTAA
- a CDS encoding queuosine precursor transporter, with amino-acid sequence MNLNLLLVPIHIAIVCGLTLFTLRFGKEMIITWLSLLVVIMNLFVLKQITFFNLSITPTDALSVGYLLGLNLIQEFFGKKTAHKTVWISLFISVSFVILAQIHLAYLPNSHDLSQTHFIFLLKPLPRLMTASLISFVIVQFFNLAFFRFLQRKMSNKYLTTRTILTLILSQIADTVLFNLIGLYGIIANTHHVILFSLMIKGMIIIFSTPFVYLSRQVIRHEF; translated from the coding sequence ATGAACCTTAATCTTCTTCTTGTTCCAATACATATCGCAATTGTTTGTGGATTAACCTTGTTTACATTGCGCTTCGGTAAAGAAATGATCATTACTTGGCTCTCTTTGCTCGTCGTGATCATGAATCTTTTTGTACTTAAACAAATTACTTTTTTTAATTTAAGTATTACACCAACAGATGCATTGAGTGTAGGATATCTTCTAGGATTGAATTTGATTCAAGAATTTTTTGGAAAAAAAACTGCTCATAAAACAGTTTGGATTTCTCTATTCATTTCCGTATCTTTTGTTATTCTTGCACAAATTCACCTTGCTTACCTTCCCAACTCCCATGATCTATCACAAACCCATTTTATATTTCTTCTAAAACCCCTACCCCGTCTTATGACGGCTTCTCTGATTTCTTTTGTCATCGTGCAATTTTTTAACCTAGCATTTTTTCGATTTTTACAAAGAAAGATGTCTAATAAATATTTAACAACTCGCACAATTCTCACTCTGATTCTTTCACAGATAGCTGATACAGTGCTTTTTAATCTTATTGGTCTTTATGGAATAATTGCAAATACCCATCATGTAATTCTTTTCAGTTTGATGATCAAAGGAATGATCATCATCTTCTCTACACCTTTTGTTTATCTTTCGAGGCAAGTCATTCGTCATGAATTTTGA
- the tgt gene encoding tRNA guanosine(34) transglycosylase Tgt — protein MNFEILHKSKKSSARVGRIYTPHGIIDTPNFVAVGTNGTLKALNNEMIDQMGVQLMFCNTYHLLLQPGTGIIKKAGGLHKFIQRKQPLITDSGGFQIFSLNAQAMHNEIKSHRHTQEKGGVLKINEEGVTFRSYRNGEKILLTPESSIEAQKDLGADIIIPLDELPPHSIDHDNLKKSLARTHRWEMRSLNTHLANPQNQAIYGVIHGGIDFELRKLSIKTLTELPFDGFAIGGSIGKNRQEMSDLIEYICPLLPEEKPNHLLGIGDVPSIRRLIPFGIDTFDSSYPTRAARHGLLLTQSGGLKIHQRHYATSFQPIETDCACSTCSIHSLAYLHHLFKAREVIFLNLATIHNLHFMIKMMMICRKEILEDKI, from the coding sequence ATGAATTTTGAAATTCTCCATAAATCAAAAAAATCTAGTGCACGTGTGGGAAGGATCTACACACCCCATGGGATTATCGATACACCAAATTTTGTTGCTGTAGGGACAAATGGAACACTGAAAGCGCTCAATAATGAAATGATTGATCAAATGGGTGTGCAACTCATGTTTTGTAACACCTATCATCTCTTACTTCAGCCGGGGACTGGGATTATTAAAAAAGCTGGTGGCCTCCACAAGTTTATTCAACGTAAACAACCTCTGATTACTGATTCAGGAGGATTTCAAATTTTTAGTCTTAATGCTCAAGCCATGCATAATGAAATTAAAAGCCATCGTCATACACAAGAAAAAGGAGGCGTGTTAAAAATCAATGAAGAAGGAGTCACTTTTCGTTCTTATCGGAATGGAGAAAAAATTTTACTGACTCCTGAATCTTCAATAGAAGCACAAAAAGATCTAGGGGCTGATATCATTATTCCACTAGATGAGCTTCCTCCCCATTCTATTGATCATGATAATCTGAAAAAATCTCTTGCTCGAACCCATCGTTGGGAAATGCGTTCTCTAAATACTCATCTAGCCAATCCCCAGAATCAAGCGATATATGGAGTGATCCATGGTGGTATTGACTTTGAACTACGTAAATTAAGCATCAAAACATTGACTGAATTACCTTTTGATGGTTTTGCCATTGGAGGAAGTATAGGAAAAAATAGACAAGAAATGAGTGATCTCATTGAATATATCTGTCCACTTCTTCCTGAGGAAAAACCCAATCACCTTCTTGGTATCGGAGATGTCCCTTCAATTCGTAGACTCATTCCTTTTGGAATTGATACTTTTGATAGTTCATATCCTACTCGTGCAGCTCGTCATGGACTTTTATTAACACAATCTGGAGGGTTGAAAATTCATCAACGTCATTATGCAACTTCTTTTCAACCTATCGAAACTGACTGTGCCTGCTCTACTTGCTCGATTCATTCTCTCGCTTATCTTCATCACCTTTTTAAAGCAAGAGAAGTGATTTTTTTGAATCTTGCAACGATTCATAATCTCCATTTTATGATTAAAATGATGATGATTTGTAGGAAAGAAATCCTTGAAGATAAAATTTAG
- a CDS encoding vitamin K epoxide reductase family protein, translating into MVNEKEYNRIYREFHNKMIWTRFGMIFLGFWLLMSPESFGYIDSRLHYSDWISGFLLIIFGGISMKQKLSGWIWTGAIVGIWLQFAPLVFWAKEPVIYVNDTLIGVLAISFCVLVPLRPYQFEIGPEIPHGWTYNPSAWSQRIPVIFFAIVGWFIARYMAAFQLHYIHFVWDPFFGLGTEKVITSMISHDFPVPDAGLGAMAYSLEAIMGAKGGVRRWHTMPWIVVIFGILVVPLGFVSITLVMLQPIVVGAWCGLCLIIATCMLIMLALTIDEVVAVCQYLSQIRREKKPFWRTFFMGSKYTLDSITSSDHQTSSFSEAPRKIIQSMFFGVKIQWNLLITALIGGWLLFSKDIFRCQGILADNIDVCGALIIVFSIISWAEVVRALRLMNIAIALWLIISTFVLSGATLLFIWHIVVISMCIISLSIFRGKIKEKYGDWDAYIF; encoded by the coding sequence ATGGTGAATGAAAAGGAGTACAATAGAATTTATCGAGAATTTCACAATAAAATGATTTGGACTCGGTTTGGAATGATTTTTCTAGGTTTTTGGTTGTTAATGAGCCCAGAATCTTTCGGATATATTGATTCCAGGTTGCATTACAGTGATTGGATTTCTGGATTTCTATTGATTATTTTTGGTGGCATATCAATGAAGCAGAAATTGAGTGGTTGGATTTGGACAGGTGCCATTGTGGGAATTTGGCTTCAATTTGCTCCACTTGTATTTTGGGCTAAAGAACCTGTGATTTATGTGAATGATACCCTGATCGGGGTACTTGCTATTTCATTTTGTGTCTTAGTCCCTTTAAGACCCTATCAGTTTGAAATTGGCCCTGAAATTCCTCATGGTTGGACTTACAACCCCTCCGCATGGTCTCAAAGAATTCCAGTGATTTTTTTTGCTATTGTAGGATGGTTTATTGCCCGTTATATGGCAGCTTTTCAACTTCACTATATTCATTTTGTTTGGGATCCATTTTTTGGATTAGGAACCGAAAAAGTGATCACCTCTATGATTTCGCATGATTTTCCTGTTCCTGATGCAGGGTTAGGGGCAATGGCCTATTCTTTGGAAGCGATTATGGGAGCAAAAGGAGGAGTGCGTCGTTGGCATACAATGCCTTGGATAGTGGTAATATTTGGAATTCTGGTTGTTCCTCTAGGTTTTGTGAGCATTACTCTTGTCATGCTTCAGCCAATTGTTGTCGGTGCTTGGTGCGGTCTTTGTTTAATTATCGCAACCTGTATGCTTATTATGCTCGCTTTAACTATTGACGAAGTGGTTGCCGTTTGCCAGTATTTGTCCCAAATTCGTCGTGAAAAAAAACCCTTTTGGCGTACTTTTTTTATGGGTTCAAAATACACGTTAGATAGTATCACAAGCTCTGACCATCAGACATCTAGCTTCAGTGAAGCTCCTAGGAAAATCATTCAATCGATGTTTTTTGGGGTAAAAATTCAATGGAATCTTTTAATCACAGCGTTAATTGGGGGATGGTTATTATTTTCAAAAGATATTTTTCGATGCCAAGGAATACTAGCCGATAATATAGATGTTTGTGGTGCCTTGATTATCGTTTTTTCGATTATTTCTTGGGCAGAGGTGGTTCGTGCTCTAAGATTGATGAATATAGCTATTGCTCTATGGCTTATTATATCTACGTTTGTTCTTTCTGGTGCAACCCTTCTATTTATTTGGCATATAGTCGTGATCTCAATGTGTATTATTAGTTTGTCTATTTTTCGAGGAAAAATTAAAGAAAAATATGGAGATTGGGATGCATATATTTTCTAA
- the tkt gene encoding transketolase yields MDEMQNKNHKNISLDEDTLAINTIRTLAMDAVQTANSGHPGTPMALAPVAYCLWQYFLRFDPTDCLWPNRDRFILSNGHASMLLYSLLHLTGVQAVNKKYETIGELAVKLEDIKTFRQLESKCPGHPEYRLTSGIETTTGPLGQGVATSTGMAIASRWMSSYFNRPGFDMMNYNVYAICGDGDMMEGVSGEAASIAGHLKLSNLCWIYDNNHITIEGTTDLTFTEDIATRFLGYGWNILRVGDANDLVMLAQAFQTFHHTHDRPTLIIVDSHIAWGSPNKQGTAAAHGEPLGEEEVRLTKKNYGWPENSRFLVPMEVYQIFKRGIGKRGKHLQETWIELFNRYQQQYPELAEDLYRMQHRQLPERFDRDFKPFPPDSVGLATRDSSGKVLNMLAKNYPWLVGGAADLSPSTKTQLTFEEAGDFGVNNYAGRNFHFGVREHAMGSILNGLALSKIRPFGAGFFIFSDYCRPAIRLSAIMEIPVIYIFTHDSIGVGEDGPTHQPIEQIPSMRAIPGLTTIRPADANEVLEAWKYIAYQRHEPVMLLLTRQKVPTLDRKKYASAKGLHKGAYILADCIGQPDLLLLATGSEVSLCIEAHIELEKQNIKSRVVSMPSWEIFEKQDENYRNLVIPPDVSARISVEQASTFGWERYVGLKGRSIGMEAFGASAPLKELLKKFGFTSEYIVNQAKEVLEIVKNSTYSKF; encoded by the coding sequence ATGGATGAAATGCAAAATAAAAATCACAAAAACATCTCCCTAGATGAAGATACACTGGCAATTAATACAATACGTACACTTGCCATGGATGCTGTGCAAACTGCAAATTCTGGTCATCCAGGAACACCGATGGCATTAGCTCCTGTAGCTTATTGTCTTTGGCAATATTTTTTACGTTTTGACCCAACAGATTGCCTTTGGCCTAACAGAGATCGGTTTATTCTTTCAAATGGTCATGCTTCGATGCTTCTTTATTCTCTTCTCCATTTAACTGGTGTACAGGCAGTTAACAAAAAATATGAAACAATAGGAGAGCTTGCTGTCAAGCTTGAAGATATCAAAACATTTCGTCAACTTGAGAGCAAATGTCCAGGACATCCTGAATACCGTTTAACTTCTGGTATTGAAACAACCACAGGACCACTTGGCCAGGGTGTTGCGACTAGCACTGGAATGGCGATTGCAAGTCGCTGGATGAGCAGTTATTTCAACCGTCCTGGTTTTGATATGATGAATTACAATGTCTATGCCATCTGTGGAGATGGTGATATGATGGAGGGTGTGAGTGGAGAAGCTGCCTCGATTGCCGGTCACTTGAAACTTTCTAATCTTTGTTGGATTTACGATAATAACCATATTACCATCGAAGGAACGACAGATCTTACTTTTACAGAAGATATTGCAACGCGTTTTCTCGGATATGGTTGGAATATTTTAAGAGTAGGAGATGCTAATGATTTAGTTATGTTGGCACAAGCATTTCAAACTTTTCATCATACACATGATCGCCCAACATTGATCATTGTTGATAGCCATATTGCATGGGGATCTCCTAATAAACAAGGAACAGCAGCTGCTCATGGAGAACCACTTGGAGAAGAAGAAGTTCGTCTTACAAAAAAAAATTATGGATGGCCAGAAAATTCTCGTTTTTTAGTGCCTATGGAAGTTTACCAAATATTTAAAAGAGGGATTGGAAAAAGAGGAAAACATCTACAAGAGACATGGATCGAACTATTTAACCGTTATCAACAACAATATCCAGAGCTTGCTGAGGATCTTTATCGGATGCAACATAGACAGTTACCTGAAAGATTTGATCGTGATTTTAAACCATTTCCGCCTGATTCTGTAGGACTAGCAACACGTGACTCGAGTGGAAAAGTGTTAAATATGTTAGCAAAAAATTATCCCTGGTTAGTTGGAGGAGCGGCTGATTTATCTCCTTCGACAAAAACTCAACTCACATTTGAAGAAGCAGGAGATTTTGGGGTAAATAATTATGCTGGTCGTAATTTCCATTTTGGAGTGCGTGAACATGCAATGGGATCCATTCTTAATGGCTTAGCTCTCTCGAAAATACGCCCATTTGGAGCAGGATTTTTTATCTTTAGTGATTACTGTAGACCAGCGATTCGTCTAAGTGCAATTATGGAAATTCCTGTGATCTATATTTTTACACATGATTCAATTGGGGTAGGAGAAGATGGTCCAACACATCAACCCATTGAACAAATTCCTTCTATGCGGGCCATTCCCGGTTTAACTACAATTCGTCCTGCTGATGCAAATGAAGTCCTTGAGGCATGGAAATATATTGCTTATCAACGTCATGAACCAGTTATGCTTTTACTAACGAGACAAAAAGTCCCTACTCTTGATCGTAAAAAATATGCTTCTGCTAAGGGCCTACATAAAGGCGCTTATATTCTTGCTGATTGTATCGGTCAACCTGATCTTCTATTACTTGCCACAGGAAGTGAAGTCTCTTTGTGTATAGAGGCTCATATCGAATTAGAAAAACAAAATATTAAATCCCGTGTGGTGAGTATGCCCTCATGGGAAATTTTTGAAAAACAAGATGAGAATTATCGAAATTTGGTGATTCCTCCAGATGTTAGTGCTAGGATTTCTGTTGAACAAGCCTCTACCTTCGGTTGGGAACGCTATGTTGGGTTAAAAGGAAGATCAATTGGAATGGAAGCATTTGGAGCATCTGCTCCATTGAAAGAATTATTAAAAAAATTTGGGTTTACTTCTGAATATATTGTGAATCAAGCAAAAGAAGTGTTGGAGATCGTGAAAAATAGCACGTATTCTAAATTTTAG
- a CDS encoding peptide chain release factor-like protein gives MEKVSKKKIDELEERMKYLSISDQDLLEKFITGSGPGGQKINKTSSSVYLKHLPSGIEVKCGKTRSRETNRFLARRELCEQIQKKKFGLKTLKEKFLDKIRKQKKRRNRRQRSQNPKTD, from the coding sequence ATGGAAAAAGTCTCTAAAAAAAAAATTGATGAGCTAGAAGAGCGAATGAAATATCTTTCAATCTCTGATCAAGATCTTCTTGAAAAATTTATTACTGGAAGTGGGCCAGGAGGACAAAAAATCAATAAAACATCTTCATCTGTTTATCTCAAACATCTACCATCAGGCATAGAAGTCAAGTGTGGTAAAACACGATCTAGGGAAACTAATCGATTTCTAGCTCGTCGTGAATTATGCGAACAAATCCAAAAAAAAAAATTTGGACTTAAAACTCTGAAAGAAAAATTTTTAGATAAAATACGAAAACAAAAAAAACGACGAAATCGGCGTCAAAGATCTCAAAATCCTAAAACTGATTAA
- a CDS encoding thioredoxin domain-containing protein — translation MRFIKPLVLITCFLLIAIVVFYYHLFLKQPLEPIPMTTQNNPTIGYQKAQVHVVVFEEPKCKNCKVFNNEIFPTIKKQFIDTNKILYTTIPVSFLPDSMPMAVGALCAYYADPQYPNYEMFGKYCNYIYSFESDHEEGLMNLDTLTEFSKTLSLGMDISQLKECIQTQKYRVQIEKNTDYGIEIMNGMISTPTVYVNGIEVKERTIEGISKLIQTYLQEE, via the coding sequence ATGCGTTTTATTAAACCTCTTGTACTAATTACTTGTTTTTTACTCATCGCAATTGTGGTTTTTTACTATCACTTATTTTTGAAACAACCTCTAGAACCAATCCCTATGACAACACAAAATAACCCTACAATTGGATATCAAAAGGCCCAAGTTCATGTAGTGGTATTTGAAGAACCAAAATGCAAGAATTGTAAGGTTTTCAATAATGAAATTTTCCCAACTATCAAAAAGCAATTTATTGATACGAACAAAATTCTATATACCACAATCCCTGTTTCATTCTTACCAGACTCCATGCCCATGGCAGTGGGAGCGCTGTGTGCCTATTATGCTGATCCTCAATATCCAAATTATGAGATGTTTGGCAAATACTGTAACTATATCTACTCTTTTGAATCTGATCATGAGGAGGGTCTGATGAACCTTGATACACTGACTGAATTTAGTAAAACACTCTCTCTTGGAATGGATATTTCTCAATTAAAAGAGTGTATTCAAACCCAAAAATACCGTGTTCAGATTGAAAAAAATACTGATTATGGAATAGAAATAATGAATGGAATGATTTCTACACCAACAGTTTATGTAAATGGAATTGAAGTTAAAGAAAGGACAATTGAGGGTATTTCAAAATTAATTCAAACCTACCTACAAGAAGAATAA
- a CDS encoding disulfide bond formation protein B, whose product MARSLSLYLAWLFASIGILASLYFSHISHFEPCYICWYQRICLFPLGIILGIAAYKSFLNITIYILPQVIIGFLFSVYQIAIQEFPNLNGMSLCGKESNCINKYDLGLGFITIPMLSAILFLVVGSLLLFSWKYKSQKKDDHF is encoded by the coding sequence GTGGCTCGTAGTCTTTCCTTATATTTAGCATGGTTATTTGCCTCGATAGGAATACTTGCTAGTCTATATTTTAGTCATATTTCTCATTTTGAACCCTGCTATATATGTTGGTATCAGAGAATCTGTCTCTTTCCTTTAGGGATTATTCTAGGAATAGCTGCTTATAAAAGTTTTCTTAATATTACTATTTACATACTTCCTCAAGTCATTATAGGCTTTCTTTTTTCTGTTTATCAAATTGCTATCCAAGAATTTCCAAATTTAAATGGAATGAGTCTATGTGGGAAAGAGTCAAATTGTATAAATAAATATGATTTAGGACTTGGTTTCATAACTATTCCTATGCTTTCTGCCATTCTCTTTCTGGTCGTCGGTTCTCTGCTGCTGTTTAGCTGGAAATATAAGAGTCAAAAGAAGGATGATCATTTTTAA
- a CDS encoding adenylate kinase, translating into MIERCKNRLFLMKIYKDQKIVLVMLGAPGAGKGTQAYYLSNILQIPQISTGNLLRENLSQNSTEQKTKQYINTGQLVPDQIVMNLLWKRLKEVDCQKGYILDGFPRTVSQAEMLDTMIHKTEFRLIVISLEVPDELIVERVSGRIICKKCGAPYHKITNPSTKEVCEKCGEQLIQRKDDTKIVVLERLKVFHQQTQPVKDYYAKKGDLVLIDGALPINKIHCQIKEKLESAL; encoded by the coding sequence ATGATTGAACGTTGTAAAAATCGTTTATTTCTTATGAAAATCTATAAAGATCAAAAAATTGTTCTAGTCATGTTAGGTGCGCCTGGTGCTGGTAAAGGAACCCAGGCATATTATCTCAGCAACATACTGCAGATTCCTCAAATTTCTACTGGGAATTTGCTACGTGAAAATCTCTCTCAAAATTCAACTGAGCAAAAAACAAAACAATACATAAATACGGGGCAACTTGTTCCTGACCAAATTGTAATGAATCTCCTATGGAAACGTTTGAAAGAAGTTGATTGTCAAAAAGGTTATATTCTTGATGGTTTTCCACGTACAGTCTCCCAAGCTGAAATGCTCGATACTATGATTCATAAAACGGAGTTTCGATTAATTGTCATCAGCTTAGAAGTACCTGATGAATTAATTGTTGAACGAGTGAGTGGAAGAATCATCTGTAAAAAATGCGGAGCTCCCTATCATAAAATAACAAACCCCTCAACTAAAGAAGTTTGTGAGAAATGTGGAGAGCAATTAATTCAAAGAAAAGATGATACCAAAATCGTTGTTCTTGAAAGATTGAAAGTTTTTCATCAACAAACTCAACCAGTCAAAGACTACTATGCAAAAAAAGGAGATCTAGTCTTGATCGATGGTGCGCTTCCAATCAATAAAATTCATTGTCAAATTAAAGAAAAACTGGAAAGCGCTCTTTGA
- a CDS encoding phage holin family protein, translating into MLIRQVTIIKISMIILFSILINIIAVWATGYILPGIHIKNFVTIILVAVIFGITNSTLRPILFILTLPINILTMGLFSFVIMGLIVYFVSMIVPGFIIDNFISAIFFSLIFSLIRSFLTFFTTPSHKF; encoded by the coding sequence ATGCTGATCAGACAAGTAACAATTATAAAAATTAGTATGATCATTTTATTCTCAATTCTGATCAATATAATTGCTGTATGGGCAACAGGATATATCCTTCCTGGTATTCATATAAAAAACTTTGTTACAATTATTTTAGTGGCTGTGATCTTTGGTATTACAAATTCTACCTTACGCCCGATACTTTTTATTCTCACATTGCCAATCAATATACTTACAATGGGACTGTTTTCTTTTGTCATTATGGGATTGATTGTCTACTTTGTGAGCATGATTGTGCCTGGATTTATTATTGATAACTTTATCTCAGCTATTTTCTTCTCTTTAATTTTCTCTCTGATTCGCTCATTTCTTACTTTTTTTACGACTCCTAGTCATAAATTTTAA